The Halobacterium litoreum genome includes a region encoding these proteins:
- a CDS encoding Hsp20/alpha crystallin family protein — translation MTPNRRAADRARRTERPVMPADAFAVDVEDRGREFVVSADLPGLRTQDIDVTVKKDRVRIAADFENDEDGRYLRRGRERASGERVRVLRLPQRVDEKRVSASFQDGVLRVHLRKAGGRSVDVS, via the coding sequence ATGACCCCGAATCGCCGCGCGGCCGACCGAGCGAGGCGGACCGAGCGACCCGTGATGCCGGCGGACGCGTTCGCCGTGGACGTCGAGGACCGCGGGCGCGAGTTCGTTGTGAGCGCTGACCTCCCCGGACTGCGGACGCAGGACATCGACGTGACGGTGAAGAAAGACCGCGTGCGCATCGCCGCCGACTTCGAGAACGACGAGGACGGACGCTACCTCCGGCGAGGCCGCGAGCGCGCGTCCGGCGAGCGCGTTCGCGTGCTCCGCCTCCCGCAGCGCGTCGACGAGAAGCGCGTGTCCGCGTCGTTTCAGGACGGCGTGCTCCGCGTGCACTTGCGGAAGGCGGGCGGGCGGAGCGTCGACGTGTCCTAA
- a CDS encoding secondary thiamine-phosphate synthase enzyme YjbQ yields the protein MSIEVSTSERVEVRDVTDAVRDAIPEDCERGVCTVYVPHTTAGVAVNEPESGLLRDLERALDALVPANGDYDHDRVDDNADAHLRAMLLGESATIPVRDGDLALGTWQAVLFVECDGPRTRSLSVTVT from the coding sequence ATGTCCATCGAGGTGTCCACGAGCGAGCGCGTCGAGGTCCGCGACGTGACCGACGCCGTGCGCGACGCGATTCCCGAGGACTGCGAGCGCGGCGTCTGCACCGTCTACGTCCCGCACACGACCGCCGGCGTCGCGGTGAACGAACCCGAGTCGGGACTGCTTCGAGACCTGGAGCGAGCGCTCGACGCCCTCGTGCCCGCCAACGGCGACTACGACCACGACCGCGTGGACGACAACGCCGACGCCCACCTGCGCGCGATGCTGCTCGGCGAGAGCGCGACGATACCGGTTCGGGACGGCGACCTCGCGCTCGGCACGTGGCAGGCCGTCCTGTTCGTGGAGTGCGACGGCCCCCGGACGCGGTCGCTGTCGGTCACCGTGACGTAG